Proteins encoded in a region of the Nocardia asteroides genome:
- a CDS encoding universal stress protein, whose translation MRAVRPVVVGVDGSAASFAAVRWAAVTAARRYAPLHLVHAIGVPADAVPVLGRLLFDTSGLRKVGDSALSAGRSIVQEAAGPVGVTAVETFVESASPVPALVGRSAAAQLLVVGARGLGAFERVMLGSVGIGLIRHARCPVAVVPDVEESVPRAPHCPVVVGVDGSRCSELAVGMAFDEASTRQAGLVAVTTWSRRDPLADAQEGASALLEETLAGFTRKYPEVGVRHVVAEGSPAQRLLQESGKAQLIVLGSRGRGGVVGAALGSVSQTVLQESLIPVLIATRRQ comes from the coding sequence ATGCGTGCCGTTCGTCCTGTTGTCGTGGGCGTCGACGGTTCGGCGGCCTCGTTCGCCGCGGTTCGTTGGGCAGCCGTGACAGCCGCCCGGCGTTACGCGCCGTTGCATCTGGTCCACGCGATCGGCGTCCCAGCCGACGCTGTGCCCGTGTTGGGCCGGTTACTGTTCGACACGAGCGGATTGCGCAAGGTGGGCGATTCCGCGCTCAGCGCGGGACGCAGCATCGTGCAGGAGGCCGCCGGACCCGTCGGCGTGACCGCGGTCGAAACCTTTGTCGAGTCGGCTTCTCCGGTACCCGCGCTGGTCGGTCGATCCGCGGCCGCCCAGCTTCTGGTGGTCGGCGCCCGCGGGCTCGGCGCCTTCGAGCGGGTGATGCTCGGATCGGTCGGAATCGGGCTGATCAGGCATGCCAGATGCCCCGTGGCAGTCGTGCCCGATGTCGAGGAATCGGTTCCGCGTGCGCCACACTGCCCGGTTGTGGTCGGCGTGGACGGGTCGCGCTGCAGTGAACTCGCTGTCGGGATGGCTTTCGACGAGGCGTCGACACGGCAAGCCGGACTCGTAGCGGTGACCACCTGGTCGCGCCGTGACCCACTCGCCGATGCGCAGGAAGGAGCGAGCGCGTTGCTGGAGGAGACATTGGCGGGCTTCACGCGAAAGTACCCCGAGGTCGGTGTCCGCCATGTAGTCGCCGAGGGATCTCCCGCCCAGCGGCTCCTACAGGAGTCCGGCAAAGCACAGTTGATCGTGCTCGGCAGCCGAGGGCGCGGAGGCGTCGTGGGCGCGGCCCTCGGATCGGTCAGCCAGACAGTACTCCAGGAAAGCCTCATTCCGGTCCTCATCGCCACACGTCGGCAGTGA
- a CDS encoding universal stress protein, with the protein MTERRFDNPHHLATAKVIVGVDGSDGSWAAVRWAAQFAAERGRALEIVHGMDLVGTGWVLGDYEVVVPTVIDAVREQSEDVVARAERLARETAPGLRVSTRVSTDTGRELLIEHSAEAYAVVIGATGNTGTFTHLGSTLLAVTAHAQGTVVVVRTGRDVGDTTRVSGPVVVGVDGSAVGEAAIAAAFTEAAERGAELVAVHVWSDWDFGWFAGHASLGELDLDSVERAVLAERLAGWQEKFPEVRVARKVEVAAPTSHLLDWSKVAQLLVVGSRGRGGFAGMLLGSTANTLVQHASCPVMVVHPHDDQGGSGHRH; encoded by the coding sequence ATGACAGAGCGTCGGTTCGACAATCCACATCACCTCGCCACGGCGAAGGTCATCGTCGGTGTGGACGGTTCGGACGGGTCGTGGGCCGCTGTGCGGTGGGCGGCGCAGTTCGCGGCCGAGCGTGGGCGAGCTCTCGAGATCGTGCACGGCATGGATCTGGTGGGCACCGGTTGGGTGCTGGGGGACTACGAGGTCGTTGTGCCAACAGTGATCGACGCTGTGCGCGAGCAAAGCGAGGACGTAGTCGCGCGCGCCGAACGGCTGGCCCGGGAGACCGCGCCCGGACTGCGTGTCTCGACTCGTGTGTCCACCGACACCGGTAGGGAACTGTTGATCGAGCACAGCGCCGAGGCCTATGCGGTCGTGATCGGCGCGACCGGCAACACCGGCACATTCACCCATCTGGGCTCTACGCTGCTGGCCGTGACCGCACACGCCCAGGGCACGGTGGTGGTTGTTCGCACCGGCCGCGACGTCGGCGACACGACGCGGGTCTCGGGGCCGGTGGTCGTGGGCGTGGACGGCAGCGCGGTGGGGGAAGCGGCGATCGCCGCGGCGTTCACCGAAGCGGCCGAGCGTGGAGCCGAACTGGTCGCCGTACATGTGTGGAGTGATTGGGACTTCGGCTGGTTCGCCGGGCACGCCAGCTTGGGTGAGCTCGACCTCGACAGCGTCGAACGGGCGGTACTTGCCGAGCGTCTGGCGGGTTGGCAGGAGAAGTTCCCGGAAGTGCGCGTCGCCCGGAAGGTCGAGGTGGCCGCGCCGACTTCGCATCTGCTGGACTGGTCGAAGGTGGCGCAGTTGCTGGTCGTGGGCAGCCGCGGACGCGGTGGGTTCGCGGGCATGCTGCTGGGTTCGACGGCCAACACTCTGGTGCAGCACGCGTCATGCCCGGTGATGGTCGTCCATCCGCACGATGATCAGGGCGGCAGCGGACACCGCCACTGA
- a CDS encoding WSD1 family O-acyltransferase, with translation MDSAPRLLTPVSTRSAGASGRLDNRVSMMLPVVPVDLDDPVEKLNVVRKRMGRLESGGESDAGQTLITLAKLVPFASVAWAVRTALRYPQHGVAALATNVAGPTQTQRMFGADVLDIFQLAPIAMRLRIGIGIAMLSYHGMLNFGITGDFDGAPDNTLIAQTIPAPVRQLLERAEA, from the coding sequence ATGGACTCGGCCCCTCGACTCCTCACTCCTGTCTCCACTCGGTCGGCGGGGGCATCCGGACGGCTGGACAACCGGGTCTCGATGATGTTGCCGGTGGTCCCGGTCGATCTCGACGATCCGGTGGAGAAGCTGAACGTGGTACGTAAGCGGATGGGCAGGCTCGAGAGCGGCGGAGAATCCGACGCGGGGCAGACGCTGATCACCTTGGCCAAGCTTGTGCCGTTCGCGTCGGTGGCGTGGGCGGTAAGGACGGCGCTGCGCTACCCGCAGCACGGTGTCGCCGCTCTGGCGACGAATGTGGCAGGGCCGACGCAGACGCAGCGCATGTTCGGCGCCGATGTGCTCGATATCTTCCAATTGGCCCCCATCGCGATGCGCTTGCGCATCGGCATCGGCATCGCAATGCTCAGCTATCACGGCATGCTGAATTTCGGAATCACAGGCGATTTCGACGGTGCACCCGATAACACCCTCATCGCGCAGACGATTCCGGCGCCAGTGCGACAGCTGCTCGAGCGCGCCGAGGCGTAG